A genomic region of Metopolophium dirhodum isolate CAU chromosome 1, ASM1992520v1, whole genome shotgun sequence contains the following coding sequences:
- the LOC132932602 gene encoding uncharacterized protein LOC132932602 — MDFEFTNMRRTDIVLISGAISNSLNKCKIRKLEGKPLLLPLHEQMRVMTVRETQLAEKSIRRIFHNKKEVETTCLAQLNKSLNSKLNNLTPEFIKNYILRGDKINVVVLFGGSYDRNILSRLGLGHIEVLNIRCYDLNFDGDFYMILEKLRGKITERIFEFNIGRIQKRGRLLNLTEAHSGVCTQKHKITYAHDPKTDVRFTKCIFNRMVKEYGYQNLVKQFQPI, encoded by the coding sequence ATGGATTTCGAATTTACCAATATGAGGAGAACAGACATTGTACTAATATCAGGAGCAATCTCAAACAGcctaaacaaatgtaaaattcgTAAGCTCGAGGGGAAACCGCTTCTCCTGCCACTCCACGAACAGATGAGAGTTATGACTGTTCGTGAAACACAGTTGGCAGAGAAATCGATAAGGCGGATTTTTCACAACAAAAAGGAAGTGGAGACGACCTGTTTAGCGCAACTTAACAAAAGTCTGAATTCGAAATTAAATAACCTAACaccagaattcataaaaaattatattttgcgtggagataaaataaatgtagtggTATTGTTTGGGGGATCATACGATAGGAATATTTTAAGTAGATTAGGGTTAGGACATATAGAAGTACTAAACATCAGATGCTATGATTTGAATTTCGATGGGGACTTCTACATGATACTAGAAAAATTGAGGGGAAAAATAactgaaagaattttcgaatttaatataggtagaatCCAGAAAAGGGGTAGGCTATTGAACTTAACGGAAGCGCATAGCGGCGTATGtacacaaaaacataaaataacatacgcTCACGACCCAAAGACTGATGTGAGATTtacaaaatgcatatttaacaGAATGGTTAAGGAATATGGGTACCAAAATTTGGTGAAACAATTCCAACCTATATAG